A DNA window from Impatiens glandulifera chromosome 7, dImpGla2.1, whole genome shotgun sequence contains the following coding sequences:
- the LOC124910453 gene encoding cytochrome P450 77A2-like — MDIIFSLLAFILSSFIFFFFSRKSNSKNLNLPPGPPCLPFFGNLLQVTRSGKPFFEYVRELLPKYGPIFTLKMGTRTMIIISSADLAHQALIENGQKFASRPKENPTRIIFSCNKFTVNSALYGSVWRSLRKNLVQGMLSTSRLREFQNVRNSAMDKFISRLRSESDSNQGLVWVLKNARFAVFCILLSMCFGLDLEEETIEAVDQLMKTVLITLDPRIDDFMPILSPLFSKQKKKAMEVREVQIQTLLPLIEKRRALIKNDNINTNDVARFSYLDSLFDFKIEGKKELTTPEMVTLCSEFLNGGTDTTATAMEWAVARLIENPSIQSKLYEEIKSTVGDRKLEESDVEKMSYLNAFVKELLRKHPPTYFSLTHAVTEPAKLAGYDIPINANVEFYLPGISEDPKLWSKPEKFDPERFLSGGEDADITGVTGVKMMPFGVGRRICPGLGMAMVHVNLMLGRLVQEFEWLEDSKVDFGEKLEFTVVMKNTLRARISPRA; from the coding sequence ttcatcttcttcttcttttccagaAAATCAAACTCCAAAAACCTTAATCTGCCGCCTGGTCCTCCATGTTTACCCTTTTTCGGtaatcttcttcaggttacccGATCTGGGAAACCTTTCTTTGAGTACGTGAGAGAGCTGTTACCCAAGTATGGACCCATTTTCACTCTCAAAATGGGGACACGAACTATGATCATCATCAGCAGTGCGGATCTTGCTCACCAGGCTCTAATCGAGAATGGTCAGAAATTTGCGAGTCGGCCTAAAGAGAACCCGACCCGAATCATATTCAGCTGTAACAAGTTCACTGTCAATTCGGCTCTGTACGGATCCGTTTGGCGGTCGTTGAGGAAGAATTTGGTGCAGGGAATGCTTAGCACTAGCAGGCTGAGGGAGTTCCAGAACGTGAGGAACTCAGCTATGGATAAATTCATCTCGCGGTTGCGATCTGAATCAGATTCTAATCAGGGGTTGGTTTGGGTTCTTAAAAACGCTCGATTCGCCGTGTTCTGCATACTTCTATCAATGTGTTTCGGTCTGGATTTGGAAGAAGAAACTATAGAGGCTGTGGATCAGTTGATGAAGACAGTTTTGATCACTCTGGACCCGAGAATAGACGATTTCATGCCAATCCTTAGTCCACTTTTCTCCAAGCAGAAAAAGAAAGCCATGGAGGTACGTGAGGTGCAAATTCAGACTCTACTTCCACTAATCGAGAAACGCCGAGCATTGATTAAGAATGACAATATCAATACCAATGACGTCGCCCGCTTCTCCTACCTGGACAGCCTCTTCGATTTCAAGATCGAAGGGAAAAAAGAACTCACAACGCCTGAAATGGTAACCCTCTGTTCAGAATTCCTAAACGGCGGGACGGACACCACCGCCACCGCAATGGAATGGGCCGTAGCCAGACTAATCGAAAACCCAAGCATTCAGTCCAAACTCTACGAGGAAATCAAATCCACAGTCGGGGATAGAAAGTTAGAGGAAAGTGACGTAGAAAAGATGAGTTACCTAAACGCATTCGTAAAAGAACTTCTACGGAAGCACCCGCCAACTTACTTCTCGCTGACTCATGCAGTGACCGAGCCGGCGAAGTTAGCCGGATACGACATACCCATTAACGCCAACGTGGAATTCTACTTGCCGGGGATATCGGAGGATCCTAAGCTATGGTCGAAACCGGAAAAGTTCGATCCGGAAAGGTTCTTGAGCGGCGGCGAGGATGCTGACATTACTGGAGTCACCGGAGTGAAGATGATGCCGTTTGGAGTAGGGAGGAGGATTTGCCCGGGACTGGGAATGGCGATGGTGCATGTGAATCTAATGCTGGGGCGCCTGGTGCAAGAATTTGAGTGGTTGGAGGATTCGAAAGTGGATTTTGGTGAGAAATTGGAATTTACTGTTGTTATGAAGAATACGCTTAGGGCAAGGATCAGTCCTAGGGCATGA